From a region of the Malania oleifera isolate guangnan ecotype guangnan chromosome 12, ASM2987363v1, whole genome shotgun sequence genome:
- the LOC131144718 gene encoding probable pre-mRNA-splicing factor ATP-dependent RNA helicase DEAH4 isoform X1 produces the protein MAKLPIIQFEDKIIETVERNPVVVIIGETGSGKSTQLSQILHRKGYTKSGVIGVTQPRRVAAVSVARRVGQELGVRLGEEVGYAIRFEDRTSEKTRIKYLTDGVLLRESLSNPELDQYSVIILDEAHERSLNTDILMGLMKRIIKMRASNLKVIITSATLDGDKVSRFFSNCPVVSVPGKLFPVEIFYSTERPTSYLESSLKTALDIHAREPEGDVLIFMTGQDDIEKLVSKLEERIQSLEEGSCMDAIILPLHGSLPPEMQVRVFTPPPPNCRRIIVATNIAETSLTVDGVVYVIDSGYVKQRQYNASTGMYSLDVVQISRVQANQRAGRAGRTCPGKCYRLYPSMVYRGEFLDVTVPEIQRSSLAGSVLYLKSLDLSDIDILKFDFLDPPSSEALEDALKQLYLIDAIDENGLITSVGRTMAELPLEPSLSRTLIEANEYGCLSQALTIVAMLSAETALLPGRSKGTEKKRKHASLDLPDGSGWGDHIQFLQIYEHWDQTDYNPNWCKDNDLQVRGMMFVKDVRKQLCQIMQKIARGSLDVQADERRKERLRDYKNLRKALCVGYGTQLAERMFHHNGYRTLGFKPQLVQVHPSSVLRPDEEGMLPNYVVYHELIATSRPFMRSVCAVEMPWVMPILKKIQKLNIHKLSGGSNCSEERAQGEPLDLPKKEVEVAASCDERDSKIQAARDRFLARKGKR, from the exons ACGGGTTGGGCAGGAGCTTGGTGTACGACTTGGGGAGGAAGTGGGCTATGCCATTCGATTTGAAGATAGAACTTCAGAGAAAACACGTATTAA ATATTTGACTGATGGAGTCCTCCTTCGTGAAAGTCTTTCTAACCCCGAGCTTGATCAGTATTCAGTAATTATATTGGATGAAGCTCATGAGAGAAGTCTAAACAC GGATATATTGATGGGGCTGATGAAACGCATAATTAAAATGCGTGCCTCCAATTTGAAGGTTATTATCACTTCAGCCACTCTCGATGGTGACAAGGTGTCCAGATTCTTCTCCAATTGTCCTGTTGTTAGTGTACCAGGGAAGTTATTCCCTGTGGAAATATTTTACAGCACTGAACGGCCAACAAGTTATCTTGAGTCTTCTTTGAAAACAGCTCTAG ATATACATGCTCGGGAGCCTGAAGGTGATGTCTTAATATTCATGACTGGACAG GATGATATTGAGAAGTTGGTATCGAAGTTGGAGGAGAGAATTCAAAGCTTAGAGGAAGGGTCTTGCATGGATGCAATTATCCTTCCCCTTCATGGCTCCTTGCCACCAGAAATGCAG GTACGTGTATTCACTCCTCCACCTCCAAACTGTAGGCGTATAATTGTTGCTACAAACATTGCTGAGACTTCTTTGACTGTTGATGGTGTTGT GTATGTTATTGATTCTGGTTATGTGAAGCAACGGCAGTACAATGCGTCTACTGGCATGTATTCTCTTGATGTTGTTCAAATTAGCAG AGTGCAAGCCAATCAACGTGCAGGACGAGCTGGAAGAACATGTCCTGGAAAGTGTTACCGACTATACCCATCCATGGTCTACCGTGGTGAATTTTTGGATGTAACGGTTCCTGAAATACAGAGATCTTCTCTTGCTGGCAGCgttttatatttgaaatcatTGGACCTCTCTGATATTGATATTCTCAAATTTGATTTTCTTGATCCTCCTTCCT CAGAGGCTTTGGAAGATGCTTTAAAGCAGTTGTATCTCATTGATGCCATTGATGAAAATGGACTAATAACGAGCGTCGGAAGGACAATGGCAG AGCTTCCATTGGAACCTTCTCTCTCTAGGACCTTGATTGAGGCAAACGAGTATGGTTGCTTATCCCAGGCATTGACCATTGTTGCTATGTTATCTGCAGAAACTGCGCTGCTTCCTGGACGAAG CAAGGGCACTGAAAAGAAGAGAAAACATGCTTCCTTGGACCTTCCTGATGGTTCTGGCTGGGGTGATCACATCCAATTCCTACAGATATATGAGCATTGGGATCAAACTGACTATAACCCTAATTGGTGCAAAGATAATGATTTGCAG GTGCGAGGGATGATGTTTGTCAAAGATGTCCGGAAACAGTTGTGCCAGATAATGCAGAAAATAGCAAGAG GATCGTTAGATGTACAAGCAGATGAAAGACGGAAAGAAAGATTGCGGGATTATAAGAATTTAAGGAAGGCTTTGTGTGTAGGCTATGGAACCCAGCTTGCTGAACGAATGTTTCATCATAATGGCTATAGAACTCTAGGCTTCAAGCCACAACTTGTTCAG GTACATCCGTCTTCAGTGCTGAGACCAGATGAGGAGGGAATGCTCCCAAATTATGTTGTGTATCATGAGCTCATTGCCACCTCGCGTCCATTCATGCGCAGTGTTTGTGCAGTAGAGATGCCATGGGTCATGCCTATCTTGAAGAAGATACAGAAGCTAAATATTCACAAACTAAG TGGTGGGTCCAATTGTTCAGAGGAGAGAGCCCAGGGAGAACCATTGGACTTGCCGAAGAAAGAGGTTGAAGTTGCTGCGTCTTGTGACGAACGTGACAGTAAAATACAGGCTGCTCGGGACCGTTTTCTTGCTCGCAAAGGAAAGAGATAG
- the LOC131144718 gene encoding probable pre-mRNA-splicing factor ATP-dependent RNA helicase DEAH4 isoform X2, translated as MGLMKRIIKMRASNLKVIITSATLDGDKVSRFFSNCPVVSVPGKLFPVEIFYSTERPTSYLESSLKTALDIHAREPEGDVLIFMTGQDDIEKLVSKLEERIQSLEEGSCMDAIILPLHGSLPPEMQVRVFTPPPPNCRRIIVATNIAETSLTVDGVVYVIDSGYVKQRQYNASTGMYSLDVVQISRVQANQRAGRAGRTCPGKCYRLYPSMVYRGEFLDVTVPEIQRSSLAGSVLYLKSLDLSDIDILKFDFLDPPSSEALEDALKQLYLIDAIDENGLITSVGRTMAELPLEPSLSRTLIEANEYGCLSQALTIVAMLSAETALLPGRSKGTEKKRKHASLDLPDGSGWGDHIQFLQIYEHWDQTDYNPNWCKDNDLQVRGMMFVKDVRKQLCQIMQKIARGSLDVQADERRKERLRDYKNLRKALCVGYGTQLAERMFHHNGYRTLGFKPQLVQVHPSSVLRPDEEGMLPNYVVYHELIATSRPFMRSVCAVEMPWVMPILKKIQKLNIHKLSGGSNCSEERAQGEPLDLPKKEVEVAASCDERDSKIQAARDRFLARKGKR; from the exons ATGGGGCTGATGAAACGCATAATTAAAATGCGTGCCTCCAATTTGAAGGTTATTATCACTTCAGCCACTCTCGATGGTGACAAGGTGTCCAGATTCTTCTCCAATTGTCCTGTTGTTAGTGTACCAGGGAAGTTATTCCCTGTGGAAATATTTTACAGCACTGAACGGCCAACAAGTTATCTTGAGTCTTCTTTGAAAACAGCTCTAG ATATACATGCTCGGGAGCCTGAAGGTGATGTCTTAATATTCATGACTGGACAG GATGATATTGAGAAGTTGGTATCGAAGTTGGAGGAGAGAATTCAAAGCTTAGAGGAAGGGTCTTGCATGGATGCAATTATCCTTCCCCTTCATGGCTCCTTGCCACCAGAAATGCAG GTACGTGTATTCACTCCTCCACCTCCAAACTGTAGGCGTATAATTGTTGCTACAAACATTGCTGAGACTTCTTTGACTGTTGATGGTGTTGT GTATGTTATTGATTCTGGTTATGTGAAGCAACGGCAGTACAATGCGTCTACTGGCATGTATTCTCTTGATGTTGTTCAAATTAGCAG AGTGCAAGCCAATCAACGTGCAGGACGAGCTGGAAGAACATGTCCTGGAAAGTGTTACCGACTATACCCATCCATGGTCTACCGTGGTGAATTTTTGGATGTAACGGTTCCTGAAATACAGAGATCTTCTCTTGCTGGCAGCgttttatatttgaaatcatTGGACCTCTCTGATATTGATATTCTCAAATTTGATTTTCTTGATCCTCCTTCCT CAGAGGCTTTGGAAGATGCTTTAAAGCAGTTGTATCTCATTGATGCCATTGATGAAAATGGACTAATAACGAGCGTCGGAAGGACAATGGCAG AGCTTCCATTGGAACCTTCTCTCTCTAGGACCTTGATTGAGGCAAACGAGTATGGTTGCTTATCCCAGGCATTGACCATTGTTGCTATGTTATCTGCAGAAACTGCGCTGCTTCCTGGACGAAG CAAGGGCACTGAAAAGAAGAGAAAACATGCTTCCTTGGACCTTCCTGATGGTTCTGGCTGGGGTGATCACATCCAATTCCTACAGATATATGAGCATTGGGATCAAACTGACTATAACCCTAATTGGTGCAAAGATAATGATTTGCAG GTGCGAGGGATGATGTTTGTCAAAGATGTCCGGAAACAGTTGTGCCAGATAATGCAGAAAATAGCAAGAG GATCGTTAGATGTACAAGCAGATGAAAGACGGAAAGAAAGATTGCGGGATTATAAGAATTTAAGGAAGGCTTTGTGTGTAGGCTATGGAACCCAGCTTGCTGAACGAATGTTTCATCATAATGGCTATAGAACTCTAGGCTTCAAGCCACAACTTGTTCAG GTACATCCGTCTTCAGTGCTGAGACCAGATGAGGAGGGAATGCTCCCAAATTATGTTGTGTATCATGAGCTCATTGCCACCTCGCGTCCATTCATGCGCAGTGTTTGTGCAGTAGAGATGCCATGGGTCATGCCTATCTTGAAGAAGATACAGAAGCTAAATATTCACAAACTAAG TGGTGGGTCCAATTGTTCAGAGGAGAGAGCCCAGGGAGAACCATTGGACTTGCCGAAGAAAGAGGTTGAAGTTGCTGCGTCTTGTGACGAACGTGACAGTAAAATACAGGCTGCTCGGGACCGTTTTCTTGCTCGCAAAGGAAAGAGATAG